DNA from Phaeodactylum tricornutum CCAP 1055/1 chromosome 30, whole genome shotgun sequence:
GAATGTCCGTTCCCAGACCGATCAAACGAGCGGTCTCTTTTCCCACTGTAGTCAAAATGCAGCGGTGTCAAAAGAGAAAGCCCGAAGGGGAACTACTAGCATACCGGTCCTTTCGAAAGAGATACATACCATTCTGATGATCGCCCGTGATCATTTTGATCGAAATGTTGGCGTGATGGAGCGATTCAATTGTCGCCCGGGTATCTTCCCGTGGAGGATCCAACATTGGTACGAGTCCGGCAAATTTCCAGACCGGATTCTTCATTGTCCGAGCGTTACCGAAACAGACGCCAATCCCGATCGTCTTGTACCCCGCCTTGCTCAAACCCGTATCGACGTTTCCCACGCGATCGAGAAAGTCCCGATCGGCCGCCCGGTTGACCTGCCATTGAAGTTCGTGATCGTCCTCGCCTCCAGCTTGGGTATTGACAATTTTGGCCGGCAAGCCCTTGGCAATCGTGATGGTTTCGTTGCCGTGTCCGACAAAGGCCACCACGCGTTTCACGGTGGGGTTGAACCCGATGATTTCGGTTTGCACGTAATCGTCTTTTTCGTTGGCTTTGGCCGACTGTAAAAAGGCGGCAACCACGGCTCGATCAATCGGATCGTCTTTTTTGTCGGGATTGGAACACAGGTAGGCGTACAACAGGACTTGCTCCGTGGTAAAGCCCTCGGCCGCAAAGACTTGTTCCGGAATCACGGACATGTTGGCCGTGGTGAGTGTCCCTGTTTTGTCACTGGAGTATTCCCAGCAAATAATAAACCGAAACGTGAGTATTGAACGTGCTGTTATTACATATATACACTTGcatacacacatacacacacgcCAACGTACCTGCACAACATGGACATGGAGGCAATATCTTGTAGAGCGGGAATGGACGTGACAATGGCGTGATGTTCCTTGGCGAGGAAGGAGGCTCCCAGAGCCAGGTTTACCTGTACGACCAGGGGCAGGGCGACGGGGATGGACGCAATGAGGATGGACAAGGCGTCCAGAATCGTTTccttgacgttgtcgtcaAAGCCATCGTAGACGATTCCCTTGACGAGTAGGACGGCGAGTACGACAATGAGTGAACCGGCAATGAGCATCTGAACGACCTTCATAATTTTTTGCTGAAAGACGGAAACGATCCGCACGGACTTGTCCTGTAGAATGTCTACCTGCGCTTGTCCAATTTCGGTGGCCGTACCGATACGGAGGACTTGTCCGTAGCATTCACCGGCCGTGACGGTGGTTCCGGACAAGAGTGTCCGTCCGTGTTCGGCACTGGGATACTTGCGGGGCAAAGGTTCGCCGGTGAGTGCGGCGGTATCGAGCTGGACAACGTCACCGGAAATCCAGAGAACGTCGGCGGGGACAATGGTCCCGCCCACTAAAAAGACAATATCACCCGGGACGAGCTGCTTGACGAGAAGGCTGGCTGTGAGGCCGTCCCGGCGGACGGCGATTTCGGAATCTAAACTGGCGCTGACGGCTTGTAGACTCTTCTTGGCGTGGTACTCTTCCCGGAATCCGAGACAGCCGTTGACGAGTAGAATGCCTAGAATGATCCCGAAATCGATGTAATCTTGGACGGCGAGGGAGACGATGGCGGCGAGTTCAATGAGAAAGGGCAAGAATCCGACGAATTGTCGGACGAAGAGTAGATAGAGGGGTGTGTCGGGGACGGGTATTTCGTTGGGACCGTAGCGAGCCAAGGCTTGGGCGACTTGTTCCGAGGTTAATCCGGATGTGGGATCCGTCGGTACCCAGTCATATTCACCTTCCGTGGGCTGTTGGGGGATCGTGCTCGTCGTGGGGTGGGTACCGCCCCCAATGGCGGCGGTTTCGGTGAGACGGCCTCCTTCTTCCAGATCCGGCATGATGATTTGTGTGAGTATTGGAGTGTGTATGTATGAGTgtatcaatcaatcaatgaTTGTGTACTGCAACTGCTTGCTCCTGGGCAGACACCGTGACAAACATCCCATTGCTTTCTACCAAACCAGCAGGCACACCAGCGCCATTGCTATTCCTATGATATATATAATTATATAATGTTTAATTATATCGTATGTTGTTACTTGTACTTGTACGGCCGGAACCTCGAATAGGAAATCAACAGTGTCACATTCGTCCGGATTGTGTGAACCAGTGGGAATGCGCACCGCGTTCGGGGACGGAACCGGTGGAGACGAACCCTTGTTCGAGAATACTTCCGGGGATGAGAATCGGTCATTCTGGAATcgaccaccaccaccacaccCACGAGCCAAATGAccctgacagtgagtaaaaCGTGTCGCAGCTTGTGGGTAGAAAGAAACCCGGGTTCGATGCGGAGTGCGACTCCGTCGTGTGGTCATCCTCCCCGAGGCACAGTACGCGTACGCGGAGCACGGCCTGTGCGaacggggggggggggaaaACGTGGCGGGGGGTGCGCGTTCCGCGCGTCGGGGGGAGACAAACAGTCGTTTGGTTCGAGTACGGAACTCGAGAGCGAGAGGAATGAAATATGCCTGTTTCGTCTCGGGTGTAACACGGCAGTGTGTGTGGGAATAGTCGTACCTACACGAGTACCGACCGATGGCACGGTGTATTGCACTGGACTGACTACCCAACGTCACTGCACTTTTACTGTAGTACCCAACCGTGCTACTGGACTTATTTATACTGTGCCTTGGAACAACTCGTGTTCTCCTTTCGTTTTGACTACCTACTTCCTACTACCTCCTGGAAGTATGAGTTTGTTCGTGGCGACGAGTCGTCGTTTGGACGGTTGGACGGGTCCCTCCGCGGATCCCGACGCGGAGTCCTGTGCCAGTTCCCCGGCATCCGCCTCGCCGCTGCGCACGACCCCGCGCCAGTACTTGTGGAGTCCCCGTGGCGTCACACGCACCCCGGAACGAGACCCGACCGCTACAACCGAATCGGGACACAAAGACGCAACCGTACACGATGATGTAGAAAGACGTTGGACGCCGATCCAGTCCACAACGGCACGGACTCTGTTCCCTCCGACCCACTGCGACGTGGGCACGGTGTGGGACACTCGTGCCGTCGAAACCCACGCGCCGGTAGTTCCGGACACCGTGTGCCGGACCAAGACGTCCCGTTTCGCCGTGTGGCACGACACGTCCGAACCCGTGGTGCCGCTTGCGGTCCGTTCGACGACGTCAACTTTGGTGGTGGTACAGCCGTCCGTGTCGTTCGCGATCGAGACGTGTCGGAATCATTCCGACACGGTCGTCGCACGGGAACGCTGCGATCCCGAATGGCTTCGGATCGATCACTATCGTCGAGCGAACGACACGACCGCAGCACCCAAACGTACCACCACCGCGACTAGCACAACCAGTACAACCAGTACAATTAGGACTACTCCAAAGACCGCAGCCACAAACACAACGACCATGTCTCCTACCGTTCCTTCCGTATCCGCCACTTCCCGCCACACCACGCTTGGTCGTGCACTGGTGGGGCCTCGGGGAGTCGATCCCGTTACGGCTCCCACCCCGACTCGGACAACACTCCCGAGTCTCACCCACACGAAGCCCCTAACTCCCACCCCGAGCAACGCCCGTATACTCCGTGACGCCTCCGGCAATCAACCCGGACGACCGGCAGTTGCTCCGTCCGAAGAACCCACGCACGACTTCCCTACCAAGATGCCGTCCCCACCCGTCGCTTCGTCCattgccaaagaaaacgCCCCCACGGTCTCTCCTTCGGTCCGTAGCGATTCTCACGACGTTGTTACCATCACCTACACCACCACTACCGAGTCCGTTCCCGAAACGTTGTGGAGCCGGGTCGTCGAGAGTGATGTTTCCTTTTTGGGAGACATTACGGACACTCCCGATCGCGACACTAGTCACGTCCACGCCAACCCTTGCGATCCGATGGACCACGCGATTGtcacggacgacgaagattcgGTCACGTCCACCAGCGTGCACGCCGTGGGAAACACCAGCACCCGCATGCTGGACGTTTCGACCACGGAGGAGTCCCACATGCTGGACCTTTCGATCGAGACGGGTCCCCAGTGTGCGCCGTCGGCTGAGCACGATGGACACGGCTTGTTCGGAGCGGATCGTACGGGTGACACCGATAACGACTCGGGgaaagaggaagaaacgATCGAGACTATACTTGATGATTCGGTCGACACGGGATCCGTTCTACCGTTGCCCGACGCCAACGGCATGGACGAATCGTCGACTGCCGGTGAGGATGATCCACGGCCGGCCCCACAAAAAAACGCACCCTTGTTGGAGACGGCCACGGTCCAAACCGAACAGTCCAACGAATACATGTCGGATCGCAAGTCATCAACGGTGGTTCCGCCAGAAACCGAGCACCCGGAGTCAGCGCCCGTCTTGTCGTGGGCGGCCGTCGCCAAAACAACACCTTCCAAACCCAAGACTTTGAACAATAGAGCGACGTCGCCAAGCACAATTCCGGTATTCCCGGCGCCCACGCACAACAAAGTTACCACCGCCCCCCTCGATACCTCGTCCAGTACCTGGGAGCACGATGGGCTCCTCGTCTTGTGCTCGCATCAATCATTGGACAGATCCGTCACGGTcaaccaaatcaaagtctTTACTATATTGGGAGGTCACAACATCTCCTACGAAACCATCGACGGTGCCGACCCGGTGCACAAACAAACCCGCAATCACCTGTTTGAAGTCTCGGGCTTGAAGGCGCAATATCCCCAGTTCTTTTTGGTCCGGAATGGCGAGCTGACCTTCTGGGGTGATTTTCACCAGTTTGTGCAGGCCGACCAAAACGGTGAATTGCAAGTGGCTTTGGCCGCAGGTGTGGAGCTAGCTCCCGTGATTCGTCCAATCGAAACGGCAATGGTCGACACCGAAGACACTTATTCTATAGAGGCGGGGAACGTCCCGAAATTATTGGTGCTCTGTTCGAATCAAACCATGAGCCGAAGAGTAACGTCGCatcaagaaaaagcataCACTATTCTGAAGGCTCACCGTATCCCTTTTGAAACTCTGGACGGAGCCGACGCGTGGAACAAATCTCGACGCGAGGAGCTCTTTCAGATTTCGGGACTGCGCGCGCAGTACCCCCAGTTCTTTCTGATTGACGAGACAAGCGGCACCACGACGTTTTGGGGAGATTGGGAGCGTTTCATGTACGccaacgaagacgacgtgCTCGTGAACGAGCTCGGTTTGACACCTTCGTATGCTCCCGAACAGCTTCAGAACCATGTGAACACGGCCAACGATACTCACGCTAGCAAGACAGAACGGATGGAGTCCTTCGACTCCAACGCTGGAAATTCGGAAGGAACAGACGCTAATGAAAAGCGGTTCCTGGTGCTGTACTCCAGTCAATCGCTTGATCGCCAGGTGACGGTCAATCAGGAGAAGGCATATTCCGTACTGACGAACAAAGGTATACCGTTCGAGACACTGGACGGGATCGATCCCGACAATGTCCAGCGCCGCAACACGCTCTTTCGAATCTCGGGATTGCGTGGCACGTATCCGCAGTTCTTTATCGTTGACGGTCACACCACCGAATTCTGGGGCGACTGGAATCGTTTCAACAAGGCGAGGAAAGCTGGAAAATTGAGTATATTATCTACGCCGAtcgaaaaggagaaaatTGCGAAGGGAATTGCCCAAGCATCTACGGGACAATCGGCAGCCGGAACGGGCAAGGCTCACACCGAGAATCAAAATACCTCCGCTTCCAGTAGCGCAGCTACCTCTTCTGGAACCGGTGGGCCTTCCTCACACAGCGAATCGAATAGCAACACTCGAAGTAGCCAAGCAGTAGCTACAGTACAAACAACGGACCGGATCTCTACCAAGACCGACATTACTATTTATGGAGCTACAAGTTTTGTTGCAAAGCACGTCATTACGTATATAATGCAAACAAGCATTCATGGTGCCAATACTCTGAAAGTGACGCTGGCCGGACGCAGTTCATCCAAGGTCCAAGCCCTAACAGACGAATTCTCACAAAAGATGAAGAATCTCTTTATTGTGAGCGAGAAACCACAAGGCAAATGTGTCTTTGACTTTTTTATTGCCGAGAGTTCAAACCCTTCCGCTCTTGGCAAAATGGCATCCCGAACCAAAGTCGTCCTCAATTGCGCTGGCCCGTTCACTCGACTTGGCTCTAACGTCGTTGCGGCCTGTGCTAAGACTGGTGCGGACTACGTCGACATAACGGGCGAGATAGAATGGGCATCCGAGATGCGGCAGCTGTACAGTGCCGACGCTGCCAAGTCTGGCTCGCGTATCATTTCATTCTGCGGATTCGATTCCATACCTTCTGACCTGGCTGTTTACACTGCGATCAAGGTCATGAAAGAAAAGTTGAAACAAAACGCGAAACCTATCGAAACAGCGTCGACATATCACTCCAACTTTGGGCTTGCCAACGGCGGCACGTTGCAAACGGTCTCGGAAATGTCGCTAAACCTACGGCATTGCCTTTTCCGTTGGGTCCCCTACCTTCTCAACGATCCTTTGGCGCTGACCCATCCCAGCGATCGCAGTGCGCAGTCGCCGCAAGAAACGCGAAACAGAATGGCCAAGGCAGAATGGATCAACCAGTTGCCGTTCTTCCATTCAATTTTTCGAATGGGTGTGTCGTCGCCATTCTTTATGGCTCCAGTCAACACCAAAGTTGTCAACGCCTCCGCCGTTGCCAACAACTACGGGCCGAGCTTCACTTACTACGAACGATATGTGCCGACGGGCTTTCGTTTCACAGTTCAGCTAGGAACACTGTCGCTGCTTCCCGCAGTCGTCACTCAATTTTTAATATATCTCGCGGCGTTTCTGATCAAATTTCCCATTCTTGGGCCGTTGCTGATCCAATGGTTTATGCCACCAGGCTCTGGTGCATCGGATCTTTTCTGCAAAACGGGATATGCTGAAGTCTATGCGGACGTTGTTACTTCCCCCAATGCCGCGGGAAAGGTTGACAAGGCAAACTGCTTCCTGGCCTTTGAGGGAGATCCCGGGAATTGGGTGACAGCTCAAACAGTAGCCGAGTCGGCACTCGCCTTGGCACTGAACAAGAAGGATCTTCCGCCTCGTAGCCAGGACGGCTTTGGTACGCCAACCGAAATTCTCGGTGGTGTTCTTCTGAAACGTTTGACCGAGACCAAGATTCGCCCTGTGGTTGTTGTGACCGACGTGCGTGCGGCGACATCAAAAATAGAGTGGTCTATGTTTCCCCTACATGTGACAATGAGCGCCCACTAGATGATTGAGGTCGACATTTGCTTACAGTCAGCTTTGAAAGTAAACGATATAATCAAAATATTGGTAGGAACCGTTTTTCGTCACACCAGATTAGGTTTACAACTGCATAATTTCAGCGGCAAACTCACATCCCACGGGGATGACGCCCTTGGCACGCAAAGTCGAAACGAGCTCGTCAATCGGCACCTTGTGCTCCGTCTTGGCCTTCAGATCCTTGACGGTAACTTTGCTCTCCGCCAGCTCCTCTTCTCCCACGATTACCATAAAGGGTATGTCACGATCCAAAGCATTCTGTAATTCCTTTTTCAGTTTCGCGTTCTCTTGTTGACTAAATTCTGCACTGAGTTTATTGTCCCACAAAATTCGTGCAATGCGCATCTTTTCCTTCATCATGGTTCCGCCAGCAGCCGCGATCAAAATATTGACGTTCGCGCGCTTGATAGATCCCCCTTGCTGCTCGCGCAATCGAGCCTCCATCAGGGTAAACACGCGCTCGATCCCTACACTTACTCCAACGCACGGTGTCTGCTTGCCGGCTTCCTGAAACATGGAAACCAAATTGTCGTAACGCCCACCTCCACCAATACTGCCGACTTGCGCTTCACCGCTCATACAGACGGCTTCGTAAATGACCCCAGTGTAGTAATCGAGACCGCGCGCTAGACTCAGGTCGAAGGAAATAAATTTGAGTTTGTCCATGGCTTCGAGGTATTCAAACAGAATGCGTAAGTCTTCCATGGCTTCGTTGGCACCCTTGTGGTTGCCAAAACGGTTTCCGTCCATCAAGGATTTGTACATATCCCAAGGTGGTCCCTTGTTTAACACAAAGGTTCCAATCTTGTCCGCTACGCTTTCTGGCAGACCCTTGTCCTCCACCATTTCCCGTTTGACTTCGGACCATGCTTCTTTATCAAGCTTGTCCACGGCGGAACAAATGGTCCGAAACTTGTCGGCTGGTACGCCACACAAATCGAGAATAGCGTCCAGCAGTCTTCGGTGATTGAGTTTGATCCCAAAGTCTCCAATGGGCAAGGCGTCGAGAATATCACAGGCCACACAGAGACATTCCGAGTCCGGCACCATGCGTCCGTACGTTCCGGCTATATCGAAATCGCACTGATAGAATTCCCGGTACCGCCCACGATTCAACTGGGGTTGATCCCGACGGTACACCTTACCAATATGGAAACGTTTAATGTTACCGACACTGTTAAGGGACAAGAACCGGGCAAAGGGTACGGTCAGATCGTACCGCAGGGCCAAGAGCTCCCCACCTTGATCGGCCAAATCGTAAATGAGTTTGGAGTCTTCGCCGTACTTGCCCGTCAAGGTATCCTTGAGTTCGAATACGGGTGTGTCAATCTCCACGGCACCGTGCGATTCGAAAACGCGTCGAATAATGTTGAAGGCTTCCTGACGAATCATCATTTGTTCCGGTAGGTAGTCCCGGGTACCTTTGGCAATTTTCGGTTTGCGTTGGACTCCACCCGACAATAGCTTGTCGCACAGTTCACTCACGGCCTGGCAACGGTCCGGGGTCAGTTGGATCGGGGCCGCGTCCTGGACTCCTGTCCTTAGAATTTCGAGGAGCGGTACCGTTCCGGCTCCAAAGAGGGCGACAcccttcttttccttggccatCCGCTTGGCGGcggccttggcttccttttcggcaCGTTTTTTGAGAATTTTGGCCTTTTGTGCAGTCGTCAGGCCGGCAAActcatcgtcgtctgtacgGGGAGCGTCCGTCGGTGCCGCCGTCGTAATCGTAGGAGTGCTCTCTTTGGTCCGGGCGTCCACTTCGGCTTGTGCCGTCACTTGATGAATTCGGGCACAGGCCCATTCCACTTCACGTTCCAACGAGAGTTGTAGAGTGGCCACGAGGTCGGTATAGGAAGCGAGGGAGAGTGTGGGGGAAGGTCCGGTCGGTACCGGTGTGGCTTGCCGGGCTTGTGAGGTTTCCCAGAGTACTTGTACGGCCCGGGCTGCCTGTGCACGAGCCAAGTCCTGAACGGTCGAGTCGAGTACGGTAGCGGGCGTGGCCGCCATGCCGTTGAGTTCCAATTCCATCGTCTGGGCCACGGCTTGCAGCGTAGCCCCGGCGGGACCGACGTATTGCGGAATATTCGTGTAGAcggcatcgtcgttgtcgtcgtcgtcccgaTGGGTCTCGTACTTGCTGGCGTTCAGGAGGGCCCGGAGGAGGGCAGCGGCGGCACTCATGGCACGGTGCGGTCGCAACACATCGTAGTGAAGTTCAGCGGCCGCGTCCAAAACGACCGTGGCCATCCCACGGGCGTCGACCGTCAGCGCGGCCACCGGAACGGAAACCGCCGCCAACCGGACGGCGCCATGCGTCGCCAAACCATCCAACGCCAATGTGACGCACCGTGCCACGGCGTGAGTAATGTCGAGAGCAGGGTCGGTACGAGGATTCCCTTGGCGACTGCTACTGCTACCcgccgtggtggtggtagtgaCACCGACGGCGAGGAACGCCGCGAGGACGGCGACGCAGGCGTCCGTGTCGCGGGGCAGGGTTCGTGCGATGGCCGTAGAAGATTGCTGAAGGGCGGAAACGGTCCCGACGAGTCGTTCGGCGGCCACATGGGCGTCCGACGGCGTGGAGAAGAAACGTCCCGGCTGTGCCACGTGCAAGGCTAAAACGGTGAGAATGGCCAAGGTTTCCGGGATGCTCGTTGTTACGGTCGTACTAATGGGAGCGGTAGCGgacgttgccgttgcttcGTCGCGCAAGTTCCAGGACGCAAAGAGTTGCGTCccgacgccatcgtcgtcggtgttgTTCTTATTGAGCGGTGTCTCCGTCGACGGCGTGGCCAATTCCAAAGGTTCGCCGAGAAAGGCGACGGCGGACAATTCGGTCAACGTCAAACGACGTCCTTTCCCAATCAGAACCGTCATTCTGTCAAACGAAAGGTACACCAACGAAAGGGAATGTacgtgtgtatgtgtgtataATATGTAAAGGATAGGAGACCAGAGAGTGCGATTGCCAG
Protein-coding regions in this window:
- the ATPase2-3A gene encoding P3A, P type ATPase (proton-transporting ATPase), whose protein sequence is MPDLEEGGRLTETAAIGGGTHPTTSTIPQQPTEGEYDWVPTDPTSGLTSEQVAQALARYGPNEIPVPDTPLYLLFVRQFVGFLPFLIELAAIVSLAVQDYIDFGIILGILLVNGCLGFREEYHAKKSLQAVSASLDSEIAVRRDGLTASLLVKQLVPGDIVFLVGGTIVPADVLWISGDVVQLDTAALTGEPLPRKYPSAEHGRTLLSGTTVTAGECYGQVLRIGTATEIGQAQVDILQDKSVRIVSVFQQKIMKVVQMLIAGSLIVVLAVLLVKGIVYDGFDDNVKETILDALSILIASIPVALPLVVQVNLALGASFLAKEHHAIVTSIPALQDIASMSMLCSDKTGTLTTANMSVIPEQVFAAEGFTTEQVLLYAYLCSNPDKKDDPIDRAVVAAFLQSAKANEKDDYVQTEIIGFNPTVKRVVAFVGHGNETITIAKGLPAKIVNTQAGGEDDHELQWQVNRAADRDFLDRVGNVDTGLSKAGYKTIGIGVCFGNARTMKNPVWKFAGLVPMLDPPREDTRATIESLHHANISIKMITGDHQNVGKETARLIGLGTDIRTGEEIRHASSQDKKRLVWEADGFAAVLPSDKREVVMILRNEYGIVTGMTGDGVNDAPALSAAQVGIAVEGATDAAKNAADLILTEPGLSPIYGAVLESRRIFLRIKGYVIYRVAASIIMVLTLSIIIFASGCAVDSLLVIILALLNDISMIPVAYDNASATTKPQLPRASKLVLMSLYYGICQTALGLSFIFIMDHAKDLDGPIALNRACSSETRGFIWFHLTLVTELMIFSVRAPGSMLYSTPSIFLIISVLGTCAGSAFIAMYGSELSGLNVVWILLFNLGTLVLVDFGKIMFRALIGEEPGDIIASDELLSVSPIKTETAKNLEKKLRYVVHNESLLEPEDRQHMVQVRRRRRMMSEGFFSGDGGGWNQGFVDRRRVNSILAQQGSAFFQNRGDRSKQTTMPW
- a CDS encoding predicted protein (unknown function; contains Thioredoxin fold and SH3-binding, glutamic acid-rich domain with significant similarity to glutaredoxin 1 (GRX1) of Escherichia coli --> putative role GRX-mediated electron transfer; additional conserved domain of unknown function with partial similarity to saccharopine dehydrogenase; unknownn protein), with the translated sequence MSLFVATSRRLDGWTGPSADPDAESCASSPASASPLRTTPRQYLWSPRGVTRTPERDPTATTESGHKDATVHDDVERRWTPIQSTTARTLFPPTHCDVGTVWDTRAVETHAPVVPDTVCRTKTSRFAVWHDTSEPVVPLAVRSTTSTLVVVQPSVSFAIETCRNHSDTVVARERCDPEWLRIDHYRRANDTTAAPKRTTTATSTTSTTSTIRTTPKTAATNTTTMSPTVPSVSATSRHTTLGRALVGPRGVDPVTAPTPTRTTLPSLTHTKPLTPTPSNARILRDASGNQPGRPAVAPSEEPTHDFPTKMPSPPVASSIAKENAPTVSPSVRSDSHDVVTITYTTTTESVPETLWSRVVESDVSFLGDITDTPDRDTSHVHANPCDPMDHAIVTDDEDSVTSTSVHAVGNTSTRMLDVSTTEESHMLDLSIETGPQCAPSAEHDGHGLFGADRTGDTDNDSGKEEETIETILDDSVDTGSVLPLPDANGMDESSTAGEDDPRPAPQKNAPLLETATVQTEQSNEYMSDRKSSTVVPPETEHPESAPVLSWAAVAKTTPSKPKTLNNRATSPSTIPVFPAPTHNKVTTAPLDTSSSTWEHDGLLVLCSHQSLDRSVTVNQIKVFTILGGHNISYETIDGADPVHKQTRNHLFEVSGLKAQYPQFFLVRNGELTFWGDFHQFVQADQNGELQVALAAGVELAPVIRPIETAMVDTEDTYSIEAGNVPKLLVLCSNQTMSRRVTSHQEKAYTILKAHRIPFETLDGADAWNKSRREELFQISGLRAQYPQFFLIDETSGTTTFWGDWERFMYANEDDVLVNELGLTPSYAPEQLQNHVNTANDTHASKTERMESFDSNAGNSEGTDANEKRFLVLYSSQSLDRQVTVNQEKAYSVLTNKGIPFETLDGIDPDNVQRRNTLFRISGLRGTYPQFFIVDGHTTEFWGDWNRFNKARKAGKLSILSTPIEKEKIAKGIAQASTGQSAAGTGKAHTENQNTSASSSAATSSGTGGPSSHSESNSNTRSSQAVATVQTTDRISTKTDITIYGATSFVAKHVITYIMQTSIHGANTLKVTLAGRSSSKVQALTDEFSQKMKNLFIVSEKPQGKCVFDFFIAESSNPSALGKMASRTKVVLNCAGPFTRLGSNVVAACAKTGADYVDITGEIEWASEMRQLYSADAAKSGSRIISFCGFDSIPSDLAVYTAIKVMKEKLKQNAKPIETASTYHSNFGLANGGTLQTVSEMSLNLRHCLFRWVPYLLNDPLALTHPSDRSAQSPQETRNRMAKAEWINQLPFFHSIFRMGVSSPFFMAPVNTKVVNASAVANNYGPSFTYYERYVPTGFRFTVQLGTLSLLPAVVTQFLIYLAAFLIKFPILGPLLIQWFMPPGSGASDLFCKTGYAEVYADVVTSPNAAGKVDKANCFLAFEGDPGNWVTAQTVAESALALALNKKDLPPRSQDGFGTPTEILGGVLLKRLTETKIRPVVVVTDVRAATSKIEWSMFPLHVTMSAH
- a CDS encoding predicted protein; translated protein: KIAKGTRDYLPEQMMIRQEAFNIIRRVFESHGAVEIDTPVFELKDTLTGKYGEDSKLIYDLADQGGELLALRYDLTVPFARFLSLNSVGNIKRFHIGKVYRRDQPQLNRGRYREFYQCDFDIAGTYGRMVPDSECLCVACDILDALPIGDFGIKLNHRRLLDAILDLCGVPADKFRTICSAVDKLDKEAWSEVKREMVEDKGLPESVADKIGTFVLNKGPPWDMYKSLMDGNRFGNHKGANEAMEDLRILFEYLEAMDKLKFISFDLSLARGLDYYTGVIYEAVCMSGEAQVGSIGGGGRYDNLVSMFQEAGKQTPCVGVSVGIERVFTLMEARLREQQGGSIKRANVNILIAAAGGTMMKEKMRIARILWDNKLSAEFSQQENAKLKKELQNALDRDIPFMVIVGEEELAESKVTVKDLKAKTEHKVPIDELVSTLR